AGTCCCGGCACGCCCATCGTGCTCCGGGCCGCTACCGACCCGCGGGGACCGACACCCGTCGTCCTCGACGGCACCGGCATCCCCGGCCAGAACGTCGTCCTCGTCGATTCCAAGAGTCACGTCCGCATCGAAGGCTTCGTTATCCGGAACAACCACCGCAACGACGAAGCCTCGGGGATCCGCGTACGCGGTAGCGGCACGGGAATCGAAATCGTCGGCAACGTGATCCACGAGATCCGCGGCAAGAACGCCATGGGGATCACCGTCTACGGCACGGAGAGTGCGCCTATCGAGAACCTCCTGATCGAGGACAACGAAATCTTCGACTGCGACCCGAAGCCCAGCGAGGCGCTCACGCTGAACGGCAACGTGACGAACTTCACCGTACGCGGGAACTACGTCCACGACGTGAACAACATCGGCATGGACTTCATCGGCGGCGAGACGGACATCCAGCCCGACCCGAACCTCGTCGCCCGCAGCGGCTTCGTCCAGGAAAACCGCGTCGAGCGAGCGCGCGAGGGAGGGCCCGCGGGAAACGGGTTTGCCGCCTGCATCTACATCGACGGAGGCCGCGACATCGTCCTCGAGCGCAACGTCGTGAGCGAATGCGATCTCGGCATCGAGGTCGGCGCGGAAAACGCGGGCATCGTGGCTTCGGGCAACGTGGTCCGCGACAACTTCGCCTTCGCCAACCGGAAGGCCTGCATCGTCTTCGGCGGCTTCTCGGCGTCGGTCGGGCGCGCGAACGGGAATTTCTTTCTCAACAACACCTGCTACGGAAACGACGTAGCGGGTTCCGGTTTCGGCGAGCTCTGGATCCAGTACGCCGAGAACAACCTGGTCGAGAACAACATCTTCGCCGGCACGCAGAACGTGCTGCTTTTTTCGTGGGCCGGGAACCTGAACAACACGCTCGACTACAACGTCTGGCACGCACCCGGCGGCAGCGGCTCGGCGGAGTTCGTGTGGAACGGAACGAGCTACGTCGGTTTCGACGCATACCGGAGTGCGACGGCCCAGGACGGATCGTCTCTCTTCGCGGACCCCTCGCTCGTCGACCCCGCGAGCGGGGACCTCCACCTCGCCCAGGGCTCGCCCGCGCTCGACGCGGGAGACCCGGCTTTCGCGCCCGCACCCGGCGAGACCGACATCGACGGCGAGCCCCGCGTGAACGGCGTTCGCGTCGACGTGGGCGCCGACGAGGCGGCCACGTGCGGGAACGGAATCGTCGAAAGCGGGTTCGGGGAGGAGTGCGACGACGGGAACGCCGTCGATTGCGACGGGTGCGACTCGAACTGCACCCTTTCGACCCGCTGCGGCAACGGGATTCTCTGCGCCTCGGCAGGCGAGGCCTGCGACGACGGAAACACGCTCGCGGGCGACTGCTGCGACGCCACCTGCCAGTTCGAGCCCGCGGGCTCTCCGTGCGACGACGGCACGGCGTGCACGGAGAGTTCGTGCGACGGGAGCGGCGTGTGCGCGGGCGTCGCCACGCCCGCCACGGGCTGCAAGCACGTCGTGCTTCCCGACCGCGCGCGGCTGGTCGTGCGCGACGCACCGAACGACAAACGAGACCGCATCGTTTTTCGCTGGCGGCGTGGCGAGGAGACGCTTCCGGTGGAGCTCGGCAATCCCACGAGCGGCGCGACGAGCTACGAACTGTGCCTTTACGACACGGGTGGCCCCGCGCTTCTTTTCTCCGCCCGGGCGCCGGCCGGCGGTCACTGCAAAGGAAAGCCCTGCTGGAAGGCGCTCGGCAACGGGGGCTACCGCTACAAGGACCGCGAGAGAACGCCGGACGGACTCGACCTTCTCCTCTTGCGACCCGGCGAAGAGGGAAAAGCCCGGCTCGTGGCGAAAGGTAAGGGAGTCTTTCTCGACCTGCCCTCCCTTCCCTTCGCACCCGGCTATTCGCTCGTGGCGCAGGTGCGGAGCACCGACGGCGCGTGCTGGGAAGCGACCTTCACGGACCCCGCCCGCCGGAACGACGCGGAGAAGTTCGTGGACACGGGCGACTGAGGCCCGGCTCCTGGCGTCTGGACCCGAAGAAGCGTTTCGGCTAAGAACGGAGCGGTTTCGTGAGCTGGCGTAGCTCAGCCGGTAGAGCAGCTGATTCGTAATCAGCAGGTCAGCGGTTCGATTCCGCTCGCCAGCTCTTTTTTGTGGCCGGAGGGACGCGCTCCGTCGCGTCCGGCGGGGCGGGGGAACGCGGCACTCGCGAACAGGGACCCGACAGAGCGTGCGCCCTCCGATTGCGGAGGGTGGAGAAAGCGCGCGCCGTACGTGATTCCCGCGAACACGGCCATCCGGAGGGACGCGCTCCGTCGCGTCCGGCACTCGCGAACAGGGACCCGACAGAGCGGGTCCCTCCGATTGCGGGGGGTGGAGGAAACGCGCGCCGTACGTGATTCCCGCGAACACGGCCACCCGGAGGGACGCGCTCCGTCGCGTCCGGGCGGGGGAACGCGGCACCCATGAACAACGCCGGGAAGATGGGAAGAATTTTCGCCGGCGTCATGACGCACCTCGACTTTCCTTGGGTTCTTTCGTCGGACGTCCGGCCGACGCGGGAATTCTTCACGAACCCGGGCCCCTCGGATTTGCGTATCCGAAACGCCGCGTACCTTGCCACGGACGACCCGCCGTGGCATCGCACGAAGCCTGTGTCCCCACCGGAAACTTCCCGCTCGTCCGCGAGAGCACTCGCGACCGCTCACAACATCGCCGCACTCCGAAGCCTCGCCCGCCGGCGGCTCCCGCGTGCCATCTTCGACTACGTGGACGGCGGCGCGGAAGACGAAACCGCCGTGGCGAGAAACCGCACGGCCTTCGCCCGCTACTCGCTCCTTCCCCGCGTCCTGGTCGACGTGGGGCGGGTGGACCTCTCCACGACCGTACTCGGAGAACCGGTCGCCTTTCCCGTCCTTCTCGCGCCGTGCGGCCTCCTGCGCCTCGTCCACCCCGAAGGCGACGTGGCGGCGGCGCGCGCTGCGCACGCCGCAGGAACCCTCCACATTCTCTCCACCATGTCCGCCACGTCGATGGAAGAGCTCGCCCGGAAGGCTGCGGGGCGCCTCTGGTATCAGATCTACGTCTGGCGAGACCGGAAGATCCTCGAGGGCTTTCTCGAACGGGCTCGGGCCGCGGGCTACGGAGCGCTCTGTCTCTCCGTCGACTCTCCGGTCGTGGGACAGCGGGAGCGAGACCTGCGGCACGGGATGGGCGATCCGCCGCGGGTCCGACTGCGCACGGCCCTCGACGCGTGCCTTCACCCGCGATGGCTCGCGGGCTTTTTGCGAGGCGGACCCGTCGGGCTACCCAACGTGCTGCCCGGCGTGAGGGCGAGCCTGGGAGAGCTCGGGAGGATCGCCAAAAGGGAGTACGACCCTACCGTCACCTGGCGGGACCTCGAATGGATGGTCGCGCGGTGGAAGGGCCCTTTCGTCGTCAAGGGCATCCTGCGCGCCGACGACGCCGTCCGCGCCGTGGAATGCGGCGCTCGCGCGATCGTCGTCTCGAACCACGGCGGGAGACAGCT
The sequence above is a segment of the Candidatus Binatia bacterium genome. Coding sequences within it:
- the lldD gene encoding alpha-hydroxy-acid oxidizing enzyme, with the translated sequence MNNAGKMGRIFAGVMTHLDFPWVLSSDVRPTREFFTNPGPSDLRIRNAAYLATDDPPWHRTKPVSPPETSRSSARALATAHNIAALRSLARRRLPRAIFDYVDGGAEDETAVARNRTAFARYSLLPRVLVDVGRVDLSTTVLGEPVAFPVLLAPCGLLRLVHPEGDVAAARAAHAAGTLHILSTMSATSMEELARKAAGRLWYQIYVWRDRKILEGFLERARAAGYGALCLSVDSPVVGQRERDLRHGMGDPPRVRLRTALDACLHPRWLAGFLRGGPVGLPNVLPGVRASLGELGRIAKREYDPTVTWRDLEWMVARWKGPFVVKGILRADDAVRAVECGARAIVVSNHGGRQLDHAAATLEVLPEIVDAVGKRAEVYLDGGIRRGTDVVKALALGARACLVGRAYVYGLAAGGEAGVRRALEILRSETERALALLGCPSVGALDRSFLREERGSS